DNA from Candidatus Hinthialibacter antarcticus:
TCAACGCCAACGGAACGCCGAATGAAAATGCCACGTCATTTTTCAGCGCGTACGCCGATGAGCTGCTGGTCCCGCAGTTGCGCGAATTATCGGGCGATTATGGGGTCGATGGCGTCTGGGTGGATGGAGAGTGTTGGGCGTCGCAGCCTGATTATGGCGAAGCGGCGTTGAAAGCCTTTCGCGAAACCACCGGAATACAAACCGTTCCCCGCAGCCCCAGCGACCCGAACTGGTATGAGTTTCTTCAATTCAACCGTGAATGCTACCGCGACTATATGCGAAAATATATCGCCGCCGTCAAACAAACCCATCCTGAAATGCAAATTTGCAGCAACTGGGCGTTCACCGATCACATGCCCGAAGAAGTCTGTGCGCCCGTCGATTGGATTTCAGGCGACTTGTCTCCACAAGACAGCGTCAACGCCGCCCGCCTTTCGGCGCGATTTCTGACGCGACAGGGAAAACCCTGGGATTTAATGGCCTGGAGTTTCACCATTCGGGGCGAGAAACGAAACGGATCAAACCAAAAATCCGCCGTGCAATTAAAGCGTGAAGCCGCGTCGATTATTTCCCTGGGAGGCGGGTTCCAACCCTATTACCAACAGAACCGCGACGGCTCCATCCGTCAGGACTTCGTACCGACGATTGCACAAGTCGCAAAATTCTGCCGCGAACGACAAGCCGTCTGCCACGGGGCGGTCCCCATACCCCAAGCGGCTTTGCTCTATTCGTCCGCATCGCATTACCGTGAAATCAACGGCCTCTTCAACCGCGATTTATCCAGATTACGCGGAACCTTACAAGCACTGCTTGAGGGACAACAGTCGGTGGAAATTCTCGGCGAACACAACCTATCGGGACGGATGAACGAATATCCTCTCATTGTCATTCCTGAACTGAGTTACCTGGAACCGGCATTCAAACAAGAACTCATCGCCTATGCAAAGAATGGCGGCAATCTATTACTGATCGGCCCGGTAACGGCATCGCTGTTTCAGGATGAACTCGGCGCGGTCATTGCGAATGACGCGACTGCACAACCCCGCTATTTGTCTCACGGCGGGGCCATCGCCGCTGTGCGGGGCGACGTCAAAGAGATTACGCTCAGCGCCATCGCCAAACCATTTGGCAAACTTCTGGCGTCGTCAGATGCGAATTCAAACAGCCAGGCGGCGGCGTCCATCACAACGACAGGCAAAGGCCGCATCGCGGCGACCTATTTTCCATTCAGCCGCTGGTATATGGACGAAAGCCCAACCATCGCCCGCGCATTTTTGAACGATCTGGCGCGCCAACTGTTTCCATCTCCGCTGGTTGAAGTGAGCGGCTCTCCTCATGTGGATGTTTCCGTCAACCGGATCGACAGCCGTATGGCGATCAACCTGGTCAATACCAGCGGGCCTCATGCAGACCAGGAAAAACCTTTACATGATTCCATCACCCCGATCGGGCCGCTGCAGATCAAAATTCGTGCAGAAAAAAAACCCGCGAAAATCACCGTGGAACCGGGCGGCAAGGCGCTTGCCTTTGAATACCAAAACGGCGAAGCGCTTGTGACATTGCCCGAACTCGAAATTCATAGCGTGATTATCGTTGAGTAATCAGTAAATGATAAAGTTGAAGCGCATCTTAAATACAACGCGCGACCAATAAACCAGCATCAGTTTCTGGTTCGTTGGCCGCGCAGGTAATACAAAATCTCTTTGTGAATCAATCGCGTCCCGGTTCAGACAAAACTAGCCGTTCATCGTCCAGCCTTCGCGATAAGATTTTGTTAGATACTGATTGGCGCTTGCAACATTCGTCACGACGCCTTTTTTCGCGTCATATTTCAATTCTTCTTTAGCGCGAAACGCAGCAAGACCAAGGCACATGGTCTCAATCATGTTGGCGCTGTATTCAAAGTTACAAGCCGTATCAGCGGGCTTGCCGTTCTTGCAGGCTTCGATCCATTGGTTCTGGAAATGCCCCACATCCGGCAGCGACTCATCTGCAGAGCGCGGTTTAAAGTGGGACATGTTGTTGATATCGCCATTCGGGATAATCAGGTGGCTTCTAAAGTCTGAAATGAGAACGCCCTTATCGCCTTTGAACATCGCCCCATGACCAATCTTATTTAAATCAACCCACCCCGAAGGCGACTTCGGCATCGCGCCGCCCTGATACCAGGTCATGTTAATTTTGTCCCGCCATTGATTCGCCGGAAAAACAAATTCGCTGGTCAATTCAACTGGCGTTACTTCGGGATTAAACGCTTCGGGCGAGTGCGCTTTCACGCTCGTCGGCAATTCTGCATCGAGGACATTCCACAACAAATCCATGGTATGGCTGCCCATGTCGCCCATCTGACCGACGCCGAAATCCCAAAACATATTCCATTGCAAGCAACCGGCGCCGGGATTCGCGGTGACGTATTTTGAGTTGTAGGGATGATAGGGCGCGGGCCCGAGCCACAGGTCCCAATTAATATTCGAGGGAACCGGTTTTTCTTCCGGCCAATAACCGTCGCGGCGAATCTGGCGGTTGCCCCAGGCGCAGGCGTCTTGTAATTCGCCAATCGCGCCGTCATGGATTGATTCGCGAATGCGGTTGAAATTGGTGTATGCGTGACGTTGCATCCCCACCTGGGTCGCGAGTTTGTTCTTGCGCTTCAAGTAATTTTCGCGAACGGTGCGGGCTTCGTTGACGGTTATGGCAAGAGGCTTTTCCATATAGACATGGTAGTTGCGGTTCAATGCCCAGTTGGCAATAAAAGAGTGCGTAAAATCGGTCGTGCAACACAACACCGCGTCGATACCGGGATGGTCAAGGCACTTACGCCAATCCTCATAGACTTTCGCTTTGGGGAACTCCTTAAGCGCATGAGTGATGTTGTCTTTTTTTACGTCACATATAGCAACCACATTCTGTGATTGGAGGGTTGCATAGTGCGCTCTTGCGCGGCCATAAGCGGCAATCAAAGCAATATTGAGCCGGTCATTGGCGCCGAAAACTTTTCCACTGTTGAGTACCATCAATCCGCCGCCTGCGAGGAGGCTCTTCTTGATGAAATTACGACGGGGCGTTGTTGTAGACGTCATCATCATTCTCCTTATGTTTAGTCAATTTCTTTGATCTGTATATTTTTCAAGCGAATGGGTAAGCCTTCACTCTGAAACCCGATATACCCTTTTGACAACGGAACGCCGCTGCCTTTGTTTTGCAGTTCACCATTCACTTTCAGTTCAATGGTATCGTCTTTGCAAATAATCTCATACTGATTCCACCCGCCGGACGCC
Protein-coding regions in this window:
- a CDS encoding alpha-L-fucosidase; amino-acid sequence: MMKNPIVMCLVVLTALFSASHTNAENKNPNTNWLMEAKYGAFMHFLPSSDNDLKRVDQFDVDALAEQLEDMGARYLVLTLGQNSGYFNSPNAAYEKKTGYAPGERCSLRDLPMDLHEALQPKGIQLMLYLPCQTPNRDRQAQKAFGLPEGAKDQPVNAAFAHQWANIIQEWSDRYGDKVVGWWFDGGYDHIQFNNEIAEIYAQAVKHGNPNAIVTFNPGVKIVRHTKAEDYTAGELNDPLVVVPASRWLDGSQWHALTYLGSAWGKDDTRYTNEQWAKWAQAVVANQGAFTLDMGPNYDPQAGPVGAFTDAQVNQVKAIKAALAQTSSYPKRLKRADSFLGIHFDFHAGVDCTEIGKNTTREMIENIIDQVHPDYIQIDCKGHPGLSSYPTQVGNQAPGFVGDPLRLWREVTAEHGVGLYMHYSGVWDSEAIRKHPEWAVINANGTPNENATSFFSAYADELLVPQLRELSGDYGVDGVWVDGECWASQPDYGEAALKAFRETTGIQTVPRSPSDPNWYEFLQFNRECYRDYMRKYIAAVKQTHPEMQICSNWAFTDHMPEEVCAPVDWISGDLSPQDSVNAARLSARFLTRQGKPWDLMAWSFTIRGEKRNGSNQKSAVQLKREAASIISLGGGFQPYYQQNRDGSIRQDFVPTIAQVAKFCRERQAVCHGAVPIPQAALLYSSASHYREINGLFNRDLSRLRGTLQALLEGQQSVEILGEHNLSGRMNEYPLIVIPELSYLEPAFKQELIAYAKNGGNLLLIGPVTASLFQDELGAVIANDATAQPRYLSHGGAIAAVRGDVKEITLSAIAKPFGKLLASSDANSNSQAAASITTTGKGRIAATYFPFSRWYMDESPTIARAFLNDLARQLFPSPLVEVSGSPHVDVSVNRIDSRMAINLVNTSGPHADQEKPLHDSITPIGPLQIKIRAEKKPAKITVEPGGKALAFEYQNGEALVTLPELEIHSVIIVE
- a CDS encoding Gfo/Idh/MocA family oxidoreductase — protein: MTSTTTPRRNFIKKSLLAGGGLMVLNSGKVFGANDRLNIALIAAYGRARAHYATLQSQNVVAICDVKKDNITHALKEFPKAKVYEDWRKCLDHPGIDAVLCCTTDFTHSFIANWALNRNYHVYMEKPLAITVNEARTVRENYLKRKNKLATQVGMQRHAYTNFNRIRESIHDGAIGELQDACAWGNRQIRRDGYWPEEKPVPSNINWDLWLGPAPYHPYNSKYVTANPGAGCLQWNMFWDFGVGQMGDMGSHTMDLLWNVLDAELPTSVKAHSPEAFNPEVTPVELTSEFVFPANQWRDKINMTWYQGGAMPKSPSGWVDLNKIGHGAMFKGDKGVLISDFRSHLIIPNGDINNMSHFKPRSADESLPDVGHFQNQWIEACKNGKPADTACNFEYSANMIETMCLGLAAFRAKEELKYDAKKGVVTNVASANQYLTKSYREGWTMNG